Proteins encoded in a region of the Vitis riparia cultivar Riparia Gloire de Montpellier isolate 1030 chromosome 7, EGFV_Vit.rip_1.0, whole genome shotgun sequence genome:
- the LOC117917233 gene encoding ubiquitin carboxyl-terminal hydrolase 27 isoform X1, giving the protein MKIEGNVSVSFSIRKFKHGFWILSRIKWFSISGLHISVAGLLSIAGFVVAIKDNKMGNFGSLPWSSERGDFSSELCLVPGLQNLGNNCFLNVILQALASCFCFRQFLHGIMEESKSSSDEEGVESLPLTTALTTLLEELCATHGGRKVLSPRKVMLAMALYIPNFNLTRQQDAAEAFLHLLSCLREEFSECYVPNYSSLAGISAFPNCRILTPTKREQPSEQERWQRHFLGPFNGILGSFLTCQSCSFQITLDFEFFHSLSLSPVLNNGGAIMAGCTVEDCLRQFIVAEQVENYHCHSCWHIAATKYLSLQPGNEAVIQKLRCCREQGSCDCRNLLNLEALPWSNSFSRTLKQLSIVRCPKILCIHLQRASMTIFGELTKVQGHISFPLILNLSPFMKSEVGIKNWEDNFLRKRAKQQNQQPVPDLKHFNSQFDTRMLNCIYGLEGENMNSEARYADELGSTTLKLMGSMNFPTLGESSLAETGGFSDTKLEHRRDKVSMARDCDSLDTHSYHLVSVVEHFGRDGSGHYTVYRRVRTEQEREFHNGQFAPSLGHWFCISDSQVYSVSEKDVLAAEASLLFYERIADE; this is encoded by the exons ATGAAAATCGAAGGAAATGTGAGTGTATCTTTTTCAATACGCAAATTCAAGCATGGGTTTTGGATTTTATCTCGGATAAAGTGGTTTTCAATTTCTGGGCTGCATATATCAGTTGCTGGCTTGTTGAGTATTGCTGGGTTTGTCGTGGctataaaagataataaaatggGAAATTTTGGTAGCTTACCATGGTCTTCAGAACGAGGGGATTTTTCGTCGGAGTTGTGCTTAGTTCCTGGGCTGCAGAATCTTGGAAATAACTGTTTTTTGAATGTAATTTTACAG GCCCTGGCTAGCTGCTTTTGTTTCCGGCAATTTCTTCACGGAATTATGGAGGAATCTAAATCTTCCTCGGATGAGGAAGGGGTTGAAAGCTTGCCCCTCACAACTGCTTTGACCACTTTGTTGGAAG AATTATGTGCCACTCATGGTGGAAGAAAGGTCTTGAGCCCCCGGAAAGTGATGCTTGCCATGGCTCTTTATATTCCCAATTTCAATCTCACGAGGCAGCAG GATGCAGCAGAAGCATTCCTTCATCTTTTGTCTTGTTTAAGAGAAGAATTTTCAGAATGTTATGTTCCAAATTACAGTTCTCTAGCAGGCATTTCTGCTTTTCCTAATTGTAGGATTCTTACTCCAACCAAGAGGGAACAACCGAGTGAACAGGAAAGATGGCAGCGACACTTCCTTGGGCCATTCAATGGGATTCTTGGCAGCTTTTTAACTTGTCAAAGCTGTTCATTTCAG ATCAcattggattttgaatttttccatAGCTTGTCTCTTTCACCAGTGCTCAATAATGGTGGTGCCATT ATGGCTGGATGCACTGTGGAGGATTGCCTGAGGCAATTCATTGTTGCAGAACAAGTTGAGAATTATCACTGCCACAGCTGTTGGCATATTGCTGCAACAAAGTACTTATCTTTACAGCCTGGAAATGAG GCAGTAATTCAAAAGCTCAGGTGCTGTAGAGAGCAAGGCTCCTGTGACTGCAGAAATCTCCTTAATCTTGAAGCACTGCCATGGTCAAATAGTTTTTCACGTACTTTAAAGCAACTAAGCATAGTTCGTTGTCCAAAG ATTCTATGCATTCATCTACAACGAGCTTCAATGACCATATTTGGAGAACTAACCAAAGTTCAG GGtcatatttcttttccattgatATTGAACCTATCGCCATTCATGAAGAGTGAAGTGGGAATAAAGAACTGGGAAGATAATTTTCTAAGAAAGCGAGCAAAGCAGCAAAATCAACAACCTGTTCCTGATCTGAAACATTTTAATTCGCAATTTGATACAAGAATGCTAAATTGCATTTATGGGCTTGAGGGAGAAAACATGAACTCAGAGGCAAGGTATGCTGATGAATTGGGAAGCACTACACTTAAACTTATGGGTAGTATGAATTTTCCAACTCTTGGGGAATCCAGTTTGGCTGAAACTGGAGGCTTCTCAGATACAAAACTTGAACACAGGCGTGATAAG GTGAGCATGGCTCGTGATTGTGATTCTTTAGATACACATAGTTACCATCTTGTTTCTGTTGTGGAACACTTTGGAAGAGATGGGAGTGGGCATTACACTGTCTACAGAAGAGTGAGAACTGAGCAGGAGAGAGAATTTCATAATGGACAATTTGCGCCTTCCCTTGGGCACTGGTTTTGCATTTCGGATTCTCAAGTATACAGTGTTTCAGAAAAAGATGTTCTTGCAGCAGAGGCTAGCTTGCTCTTTTATGAAAGAATTGCAGATGAGTGA
- the LOC117917233 gene encoding ubiquitin carboxyl-terminal hydrolase 27 isoform X2 produces the protein MGNFGSLPWSSERGDFSSELCLVPGLQNLGNNCFLNVILQALASCFCFRQFLHGIMEESKSSSDEEGVESLPLTTALTTLLEELCATHGGRKVLSPRKVMLAMALYIPNFNLTRQQDAAEAFLHLLSCLREEFSECYVPNYSSLAGISAFPNCRILTPTKREQPSEQERWQRHFLGPFNGILGSFLTCQSCSFQITLDFEFFHSLSLSPVLNNGGAIMAGCTVEDCLRQFIVAEQVENYHCHSCWHIAATKYLSLQPGNEAVIQKLRCCREQGSCDCRNLLNLEALPWSNSFSRTLKQLSIVRCPKILCIHLQRASMTIFGELTKVQGHISFPLILNLSPFMKSEVGIKNWEDNFLRKRAKQQNQQPVPDLKHFNSQFDTRMLNCIYGLEGENMNSEARYADELGSTTLKLMGSMNFPTLGESSLAETGGFSDTKLEHRRDKVSMARDCDSLDTHSYHLVSVVEHFGRDGSGHYTVYRRVRTEQEREFHNGQFAPSLGHWFCISDSQVYSVSEKDVLAAEASLLFYERIADE, from the exons atggGAAATTTTGGTAGCTTACCATGGTCTTCAGAACGAGGGGATTTTTCGTCGGAGTTGTGCTTAGTTCCTGGGCTGCAGAATCTTGGAAATAACTGTTTTTTGAATGTAATTTTACAG GCCCTGGCTAGCTGCTTTTGTTTCCGGCAATTTCTTCACGGAATTATGGAGGAATCTAAATCTTCCTCGGATGAGGAAGGGGTTGAAAGCTTGCCCCTCACAACTGCTTTGACCACTTTGTTGGAAG AATTATGTGCCACTCATGGTGGAAGAAAGGTCTTGAGCCCCCGGAAAGTGATGCTTGCCATGGCTCTTTATATTCCCAATTTCAATCTCACGAGGCAGCAG GATGCAGCAGAAGCATTCCTTCATCTTTTGTCTTGTTTAAGAGAAGAATTTTCAGAATGTTATGTTCCAAATTACAGTTCTCTAGCAGGCATTTCTGCTTTTCCTAATTGTAGGATTCTTACTCCAACCAAGAGGGAACAACCGAGTGAACAGGAAAGATGGCAGCGACACTTCCTTGGGCCATTCAATGGGATTCTTGGCAGCTTTTTAACTTGTCAAAGCTGTTCATTTCAG ATCAcattggattttgaatttttccatAGCTTGTCTCTTTCACCAGTGCTCAATAATGGTGGTGCCATT ATGGCTGGATGCACTGTGGAGGATTGCCTGAGGCAATTCATTGTTGCAGAACAAGTTGAGAATTATCACTGCCACAGCTGTTGGCATATTGCTGCAACAAAGTACTTATCTTTACAGCCTGGAAATGAG GCAGTAATTCAAAAGCTCAGGTGCTGTAGAGAGCAAGGCTCCTGTGACTGCAGAAATCTCCTTAATCTTGAAGCACTGCCATGGTCAAATAGTTTTTCACGTACTTTAAAGCAACTAAGCATAGTTCGTTGTCCAAAG ATTCTATGCATTCATCTACAACGAGCTTCAATGACCATATTTGGAGAACTAACCAAAGTTCAG GGtcatatttcttttccattgatATTGAACCTATCGCCATTCATGAAGAGTGAAGTGGGAATAAAGAACTGGGAAGATAATTTTCTAAGAAAGCGAGCAAAGCAGCAAAATCAACAACCTGTTCCTGATCTGAAACATTTTAATTCGCAATTTGATACAAGAATGCTAAATTGCATTTATGGGCTTGAGGGAGAAAACATGAACTCAGAGGCAAGGTATGCTGATGAATTGGGAAGCACTACACTTAAACTTATGGGTAGTATGAATTTTCCAACTCTTGGGGAATCCAGTTTGGCTGAAACTGGAGGCTTCTCAGATACAAAACTTGAACACAGGCGTGATAAG GTGAGCATGGCTCGTGATTGTGATTCTTTAGATACACATAGTTACCATCTTGTTTCTGTTGTGGAACACTTTGGAAGAGATGGGAGTGGGCATTACACTGTCTACAGAAGAGTGAGAACTGAGCAGGAGAGAGAATTTCATAATGGACAATTTGCGCCTTCCCTTGGGCACTGGTTTTGCATTTCGGATTCTCAAGTATACAGTGTTTCAGAAAAAGATGTTCTTGCAGCAGAGGCTAGCTTGCTCTTTTATGAAAGAATTGCAGATGAGTGA
- the LOC117917987 gene encoding mRNA decay activator protein ZFP36-like — translation MEREFMEEDQGIYSSNASKIFKIASQMDPALMWYMRSGAAAGDGFTTPVSDASMYRSLLTHYQHSSSDGLGSLPSRGSPLSLVENLEVTPTPAVKVEEDVLVMDGIMVESMAGMKGMRSVSSDSSGSSSAAAASGNGLYKTEICRSWEDLASCRYGAKCQFAHGKEELRPLRYSMRTRPEGNVCKQFAVTGTCPYGPRCRFSHQLQSLLSTTQQTPSPSRPQHTAATTPTIKTATPTKTTADWSPMDDGIEVVLPGSSAEKPASRDEVNTYINTFLYGPTTPRRRLPVFEEICPSREATP, via the exons ATGGAGAGAGAATTCATGGAAGAAGATCAAGGCATTTACAGTAGCAACGCCTCGAAAATTTTTAAGATCGCTTCACAAATGGACCCGGCACTGATGTGGTACATGCGCTCTGGCGCGGCGGCCGGTGACGGTTTCACAACTCCGGTGAGCGACGCCTCCATGTACCGGTCATTGCTCACGCATTACCAACACAGCAGCAGCGACGGCCTTGGATCCCTTCCGTCCCGTGGATCGCCGCTTTCGCTGGTGGAGAACTTAGAGGTGACGCCGACACCGGCGGTAAAGGTGGAGGAGGATGTACTGGTGATGGACGGAATTATGGTGGAATCCATGGCCGGCATGAAGGGGATGAGGTCGGTGTCCTCCGATTCCAGCGGATCGTCCTCGGCTGCAGCGGCGTCCGGCAACGGACTTTACAAGACGGAGATTTGCCGGTCTTGGGAGGACTTAGCGAGTTGCCGATATGGAGCAAAATGCCAG TTTGCCCACGGAAAGGAGGAGCTTCGTCCATTACGTTATTCTATGAGGACCAGACCCGAG GGAAACGTTTGCAAGCAATTTGCTGTAACTGGAACATGCCCATACGGCCCAAGGTGCCGTTTTTCTCATCAGCTTCAGTCTCTACTATCAACAACCCAGCAAACACCCTCCCCTTCTAGACCTCAACACACAGCTGCCACCACCCCCACCATCAAGACTGCCACCCCCACCAAGACCACCGCTGACTGGTCGCCCATGGACGACGGCATTGAGGTTGTGCTGCCAGGTTCTTCAGCAGAGAAACCAGCGTCAAGGGACGAGGTAAACACCTACATCAACACTTTTCTCTATGGTCCCACAACTCCAAGGAGGAGACTGCCAGTTTTTGAAGAGATATGCCCTAGCAGGGAGGCTACTCCTTGA
- the LOC117919358 gene encoding uncharacterized protein LOC117919358 — MTIYKMQILISMQIARLVRDSMRNKPEEKICKQFAATGSCPYSPRCPFSHQLPSASPPPTHQTSSASTSQTTTTAATAADWSPLDDGIEVKLPGSSSTDKPPSREEVNAFNNRFLNRPMKPRRRRLTVFEDICPSREKN, encoded by the exons ATGACTATTTATAAGATGCAAATTCTTATTTCCATGCAGATTGCCCGTCTAGTTCGTGATTCAATGAGGAACAAACCAGAG GAAAAGATTTGCAAACAATTTGCTGCCACCGGCTCATGCCCATACAGCCCAAGATGCCCCTTCTCTCACCAGCTTCCGTCTGCTTCCCCGCCACCAACCCACCAAACATCCTCCGCTTCCACATCTCAAACCACCACGACCGCCGCCACTGCCGCTGACTGGTCGCCTCTGGACGACGGCATTGAGGTTAAGTTGCCAGGTTCTTCATCAACAGACAAGCCGCCATCAAGGGAAGAGGTGAACGCTTTTAATAACCGCTTTCTCAATCGTCCGATGAAACCGAGGAGGAGGAGACTGACGGTGTTTGAAGATATTTGCCCTAGCCGCGAGAAGAACTAA